aACAAAAGGGCATgtgagaaattataaaattactataCTCATGCACCTAATTCAATAATTAGTGAATAGTTTAAAAACGTGTAATATGTGCAGTATTTTTTATATCACTCAACAAGATTTCGTGCAGATATAGCTTTTCATTCTTATGGGGAGATTTCATTCCAAACTATTTTCCCCTTAATTCCTATATACCATTTTTACATCTCCTTTCAAAACACCCGAGGACTGAACATAAAATACACTACTTAActttttggaaaataatttgtttctatttaaatataaaatttataataattttgaaatttaaacaattagaaaaatagaagaaatatgtctgttaatttttataaagaaagcttaaattatattttcgaTTGAAAATCCAATTTTCCATTTATTCTGTAATATATGGCAAGTCCATCTACTGGCATCACATTTTGGACCGTCTTCACATATTTAAGGagcacacatttttttttctttacgtATTTCAATGAAAAATGTTATCTTAATCTGTAATAagactttttgtttttaaaataaaatatctttaatataaaaagagaGAAGTTATGCTAACAAATCGCTGCAAAGGAGAGAAAATTATTAccaataaaattcattttttaaagatgcaaaaagaaaattgacaactataataattattattcttaattcTATAACTTAGGTAGGTAATTACGTCttctaaataaaagaattatcataattcattaaaaattgttgttggtatatttttaaagataacaatatatttatacatgttAATTTCTAATTTGTGAAAACTTAAAATTAGTTCACACGGTGaagtattttatcttttaagtaaggatgatgatacttagacaataattttttttatgatatttgaatatcatttatgtgtcattctgtgatgggttcaaaataactttataatcaattataataatcataaatgcCATATAAACCAATTACAGAATAATACATAAATGATATTTagaaattgtcaaaaaatattgtttagatATCATTATGTTTAGTAGGATTGTGTCATGTGTATTAAATTTAGTATCATCACGTGACATATATTCAATagcataaaattgaaaataatgtaaaatactGGAATttgaaatgaacataaaaattatacaatatatcttctaaaataaaaatatatctggTGAAGAAGGAATTGCACATGTAACTCGAGATATATTAAGCattatttataatgatatataGTTTGTATCaatgttataatttaaaagtttatgcATTAATTTACTAGGAATTAATCACAACTCCCACGTAAAATAAAGctttaaaaatatcatgtgtATAAAAAGTTGGAAAAAGTAAATTAGATCGTGACCTATTTATACGTGGGTTTATACACAGGTTTGATTTCGTGTtttcacttaattaaaaaaaaaaaaaacttttgagttttaaataataaaataatcatattaattcaattatattttttatattaattttttccacTTTTTGTAATTCGTGCCTGACAAGTTGGGTATTGAATTTTCAACTTCAAACTCTCCCTAGTGCACTTCTTTGACTCTTCTGTTCTTAGGTTGTCAAGGACGGAACGAAATTAATGTGTTTGGAGAGTTTGACcccaaaattttaatatttaatattatacattatcTATCTCCActttaaatattcaaacatataacaataattaaatagatAGTTagtatttgaatatttgaataaatgaTGATATCTGCATatgcttatttatttatatttatcaatcaCGTTATTTATTCAACTCTATCGATCGCTAGTaatagagagaaaaatatgtgatattatttgcctaattatacaattaattgtatttttttagttatttaagtttttagtttttgttttaattttttaaatatataataatattggaGAGGGTATTCACTCAATTTTTCtacttaatatttatatacatttgatatttttaatggtTGAAGAATTTTAGTGTGAATCCCTTCTTAATTTATGTCATAAGTGGAAATCGGGATATTACACTTGACTTATTGAAAACttatatagaaataatattttttataatatttgaaaatgtactaaatcataaataaaaagttcatatataatttttttaataatttatataatatttgagaATCTCACAATTcatattcaattaatatttaatgtaattttttttttcaaacagttggtgtgtgacataaatttaatataaaatatttactaatgttaaatttaatttcatttacttCATTcttatacatttataaattacctcaattctaattttatgttaaaatcaACTTACAAGTATACCTAAATTCTGTTATTATAGACTTTAGACCTATAATAATTCATCAAAGTTCAATCtcttaaattatcaataaatgaaaatttatgtattaaattcaatagttttaaaattattaatgaaaaaaaaattctattccTATATACAATTTTTAGTAGTCACTTAATTTCAATTATAGGTTAAGAGACATTTTCCAACAACTCAATAATTACATTCAAACCATGCGTGTCCAAATCACAACAAACATGAAACATACAAATCAAATACTAATTGAATTAGAAAACATATGTATCAAccttacaaaatcaatttgttaCATCTAATTTTGACAGAAAAATTTAGGTTTTCATGATAAAAAACTTAATGAGAAGAGAAAGTTTCCCAACCGGCCAAATAATCTATCTCCAACAACCTAGACAATTTCTAATAATCAAAACCTGAAAAATTATGAAACTCTTgtgaaaacatgtttaaataactaatttctCAACACACACTTATTAAACGAATTAGGCTAAACTGATTGGATATGAAAAATGTACTTTAATAACTAAATGACAATtctctttatattatttaattttaaaacattttcacttatctacaaaatattccacaaataaaatttaatatttatattttttaaaattatctaataaaattttaattatttaaaaaattaaatacatatcttttcataaaacttttaataaagtcttgattatttaaaaagataataataaaaacactaaaaatcaaaattaaatataataaaaatatagtaatgTCAATTatcactaatatttttttacttgagAATTTTacgtatatatttaaaaataaaattataatataattttattaaaatataatatactttattttttaataaatgtaagAGAATAATcgatgttttaattaaaatttaattagtttataagattttaataaatttaagtattttaatcaaatttttattaacctttttattttctctgagtatttaaagtttttatattttcaattaagtttttattatttaatttttctattagttttatcttattatatttcttatttatcatttttcttattaaactaAAGTAACGAGTGACTTTTTAATGGTCTTTTATAAAAGTCTTCATGTTAGATAATCATAATATTTACATCAATAGTGACACGACAGTTTTTATGTTATTCAtgagaataataaaaatcatcatgcttttatattatatataatatcatcatATTAAATTACATAACTCCAAATATCTTAACATTCGGGTAAATAAACAAGAGGATAGACAAACTAATAGCATGTTATCcaactaaaaaattattgaataataataacttagttattttttaacaacttaatACATCAAGAAagttaatacaaatttattaaaaatattcaaaaaaattatgaagaaccaagtctttaattaattattgaattgtgacttatatgaaaaaaaattccatGTAGATTGTGAACTAtgtagttaaaaatatatatatatatatatatatatatatatatatatatataatgtagtAATACGaagagtatttttttatatatattaaagaaaggtatatatttttacaataaaaaaggAGGTGAAAAGAGATACAAAAAGTTTGACTTCAGTTGTGGATGCGTGTTGAAATGTCTGCGGAAGGAGCTTCCTCCTTCCGTCCACTTAACAGGCATGGAAGCATCTTCAGACTAAACATTGGACAGACAATTTTGGCGTACCACACATTTTCCGCATTTTCTGTCAAACCAGTCATCATTAATCAAAACAAATTGGTTGCTCCTCACATTTCATGTTTCCAagcacacacaaaaaaaaaatgacaattcCTTTGTTCAACTTAAATGCCATCTTTAACTTAATTGGAAACTAATTTGATTAGATGTTACACAAATGATTAATTAATCttttgtgtatataaatacaatggagtttagaatttataatgaaaaattggTATTATCCAAAGAAGTGAGGACAATTAATTGGTTGGATTGGATGGTTTGTAATGTGTGGAGAGTAGCAATGTGAAGCGAAATTGTGTGCAGTGGGTCCTTGAGTGTGTCTACCTTAAATTTGTTCTCTCAATGTCCTTTTTCAAATGACCAAGTTGATGCCAAGACATGCGgggaagaaaaacattattattggTCCCACACACTCAAATGCAATGAGTGAGGATTCATTTCTTCAATAATTTTGAGATACTATTATCCACTCATAATGtagttttgttatttaaattggGCTTCTATGCATTACACTATTTTGGGCCGTTGGTCTGTCATGGACCTAACATCACACAACCAACTAGCTTCACACTTCAAGTCTCCTTCCCACTCAAGtttcaaataaaactaaataacatGATAggaattaaataatatgatatgatgTAAGAAGAAAATGATAGGATAAAGGAAACAAAACTCCTAAATTTATCATCTTTTATTGATtagccataataaatggtttaTATGATATAATTCATCTTGTTAAATCTctcaaaataaagttgaaatcATATGTCCCTATATCACTGAAAAGATGCATACTTAATTCATCAggattattgaaaaataaacttttttatactaATTGTCCAATAGATGAAATATTTAATCCTAGAATATCGAAAAGTTTATTACACATTTTAAGTATTTGTTGCATGTTGAGAATCCACAAATGAAGATGGTTGTGAGTATGGAGGTAGTgacgaagatgaagaaaaacaatgtaaaagaaaaagaaattagaaaaaaaaaaaaaaaatatatatatatatatatatatatatatatatatatatatatatatatatatatatgaaattgtatgtataagttaatatatggatgaattttataggacaaattctaattttgtattaatattgagggacaaatatatttttaattcttaaaattatattcaaaattttttctttattttgctttaattttataattgtttgattAGTGTTTGTGTAATTGTACTgcatcataattaattttgaagagtaaaagttatttaaattcatattgTTAAGCTCATAATCTTGGTAGTGAATGCATTTACAAGGGATATAGCTGATATGGTATGTTGAGGTAATTGAGTAAATTTTGAAATCGATATATAACTTTGGAATAAGAagaattgtttataatttaagtAGGTGACAATTTGAGGTATACCAAGCTATTTAGTCCgtaatcatattatataattaataaaaaaaaattaagaataaaatttcaattaaaaaatataaatttattaaaagtatagaccaaaataattaattaaggaCCTGATTAAAAGCTTCTAAATTGATGCTCACTTAAAACCTAATAATCAAgcttaaaatcaattaaaatctgACCCACCCACCACTTAGAATAAAACTGTGGTCTGTCTCCCTTTCTCTACTTAACCTAGAACACGGCGGAGACCGGTCTCTGACTCAACAGCGTACAGTTTTGAAGAAGGAACTGACCAGTGCGGGGCAGAAGAAGAGTGAAATCTTAATGTTCTAATAAGTGAGTTTTCTTCACTCGCACATCAAAGCACTGTAATTTTAggttttataaattattctcTTCGAACTCGTCAACTTGGTTGCAAAATCGCCATACGGTTCTAATTCTACTCACTTTACATCAAAATCAAGTTTGTTTATAGAAACTTAAACTCGTACGATTGTTCGCTTTCCCTTCATATATACCAAGCATTTGCTCACTGCTAGTTACTTATATAATGAGAGTGTTCTAAGTGAGACGTAGTTGATCTTTCACACTACATTTTATtaggatttttaaatttattgtgtgATGTGTGACCCACTTGTTACTGACCCAACAGTTCATTACCCACtgttattttgattttgcttttaatctttttttcccCTCTTGCCTTCTGCATGGGAAGAAGATTGCTAATTCTATATATGTAATTAAACAAATAGTTTAAACTACTTTcactcattttattatatactCAGCTAGCCAGTccacaataataatattaaggtTCCTTTGTCAAAATaaaggaataatttttttctgttccaCCACTCAAGGTAAGTTTGATTAAGTCATTTGTTGCTTTATAATTTGGATCCAGTATCTAACATAAACTTTGTCTAGAATTTCAACATTGGCAAATTGATGTAAGAATAACTACCAAACAACTAGAAGagtaaatgaaaagaaatttggCAATACTCATTCAAATTGCATAAGTTACAGAGAATTTCAGAGCATGATAGGGCAGGCCTATGCATCTTAAATATaagaacatatataaaaatatgtttgaatcCACTCCTAATCTAATGGGTTCAACTTTAGGGTAAGTTGGTCCGTGACAGTATATATATCTATTTCTTTCCTTGCCTCTACTTAGTTTTCTGTCTTTGTTGCCTGTTTTACTGGCACTATTTTTGATTCACATTTCTGTTCACTTGTACCATTTAAAGTAATGATCTTCCATTACTTGCTAAATACTTATCCAGTTATACTTGGCCAAAACTCATTGTAACTAAACACCTTGTTTATAAAACCAGTAACAAAGTTTTTTGCTGGCAAGAAATTATTTGAGATTCTGCATTGGttcaatatttgaacattgctATTTCTTTAGTAGGAGAAACTACACTAACTCAATTTTGTTGCTTCTAATGCCCACCCCACCCAAATTTTGCCCTaagttaaaattgtattaaGATGTAATTTTtgataattcaattatttaattttgtttttatttgttgctTTATTGCAGAAGCAAAGGAGAAACTCCCTTTTTGTTACTTCCTTCTCTATCTCTCTCTAGTGTCTTACAAATGAAGATGTATGGTTCCTCCAGTGTTTTTGTTTTCGAATTAATACACTATTTCTAATTGAACCTTTCTCTTATCTATTGGCATATGGGTGatgtttattaacttttttatagcTTAGAGGCCAATGCTGGTGCACTCACAAATTTTGAGGTCCTTGATTTCTTACGAGCCAAAGGAGCTTCCAAGGATCCAACAAGGGTTATTGCCAAAGTAGCGCAGTCTGAATACAAGGTTAGGTTTGCTTTTTTCTAATAGATGccaatattttttaagttctaTTGGTAGATGAATCTCCTGCACATCTAGCAGGTTTATGATTATTTGGTTGACACTCCTGCCTCTAATCAAACAAGAGAGAGCATCAACGAGTTTTTGACTAGTATTAAACGGCATGACCTAGCAAAAGCCGAGGTTCTGAACATATTAAACACTAGGCCAACTGAAGATGTTGAATTATTCCCTGtaagtattaaaattttaatttttccactTATTTTAAACCACATAGTTAGAAGTTATTAGCTCTGCAATGTGTTTCTGTTATTTGCCTTCAGCTTTGAAATATGAGGTATGAAGTGTTGAGTTTTAACTTTTAAGCTGTGATGTAACTTGTCAACTCTAGCATATAAGCAACAAACAATTCtgacaattaacaggtattatagcattattattcctattttttctTGTCATATCTAATCTGCTCTGATAGTATCAAAATATAGTTTCTAAGAAAACTGTTATTCGGAAGGTCAGCCACTTTGGAGACATGTCCCTGCA
The sequence above is drawn from the Vigna radiata var. radiata cultivar VC1973A chromosome 3, Vradiata_ver6, whole genome shotgun sequence genome and encodes:
- the LOC106757941 gene encoding DNA-directed RNA polymerase III subunit RPC9-like isoform X1, giving the protein MKILEANAGALTNFEVLDFLRAKGASKDPTRVIAKVAQSEYKQVYDYLVDTPASNQTRESINEFLTSIKRHDLAKAEVLNILNTRPTEDVELFPIIESCEKRFPIDEEVAEIVELVTRTLPPPRNMKQEEITKGDEETATLKNENDEVIEDPMDTR
- the LOC106757941 gene encoding DNA-directed RNA polymerase III subunit RPC9-like isoform X2, with translation MKILEANAGALTNFEVLDFLRAKGASKDPTRVIAKVAQSEYKVYDYLVDTPASNQTRESINEFLTSIKRHDLAKAEVLNILNTRPTEDVELFPIIESCEKRFPIDEEVAEIVELVTRTLPPPRNMKQEEITKGDEETATLKNENDEVIEDPMDTR